One genomic region from Nilaparvata lugens isolate BPH chromosome 3, ASM1435652v1, whole genome shotgun sequence encodes:
- the LOC111047956 gene encoding beta-1,3-galactosyltransferase 6, translated as MYLMKSQRSKMKILNYVLYILSFILGSTITLFFISIEDRDGLGDGDVFAKLKHKVSLQNISNRYFLLILIISKPDNIERRNTIRNTWLQFVKDDSSVKSFFVIGAGGLNDAQQMKLKDEYSENKDILSLTSIPDSYGNLTSKILSSFVLLEKEYTFKFLLKCDDDSFVQASVITKELKAKHRDEEYLYWGYFDGRAHVKRSGKWKEEDWFLCDRYLPYALGGGYVLSEPLVKFIARNAELLKMYKSEDVSVGVWLAPLSIKRLHDQRFDTEFISRGCLNKHLVTHKHSNRVLRHLYSETVTHGRMCTQEVMSRPSYNYNWQAPPSLCCNRNESTILVH; from the exons ATGTACTTGATGAAAAGTCAGCGTTCCaagatgaaaattttaaattacgtTCTTTATATATTATCCTTTATTCTCGGAAGTACAATAACGCTTTTCTTTATTTCAATTGAAGATCGAGATGGACTTGGTGATGGAGACGTTTTTGCAAAATTGAAACATAAAGTCAGCTTACAAAACATTTCCAACCGATACTTTTTACTAATTCTTATCATCTCGAAACCAGATAACATTGAGAGAAGAAACACTATAAGAAATACTTGGTTACAGTTTGTAAAGGATGATTCTTCTGTAAAGTCATTCTTTGTGATCGGTGCGGGCGGTTTAAATGATGCCCAGCAAATGAAGTTGAAGGACGAATACTCTGAAAATAAAGACATACTCTCCCTTACATCAATACCGGATTCCTACGGGAATCTGACCTCCAAGATCTTATCCTCATTTGTGCTACTAGAAAAAGAATACACCTtcaaatttttactaaaatgTGATGATGACTCTTTTGTGCAAGCATCAGTGATTACCAAGGAGTTGAAGGCCAAACATCGCGATGAAGAATATTTATACTGGGGATATTTTGATGGTAGAGCTCATGTCAAGCGCTCTGGAAAATGGAAGGAAGAGGATTGGTTTTTATGTGATCGATATCTTCCTTATGCATTGGGTGGTGGCTATGTGTTGTCCGAGCCGCTCGTCAAATTTATTGCCAGAAATGCTGAACTATTAAA gaTGTACAAGAGTGAGGACGTGTCGGTTGGAGTATGGTTAGCTCCGCTGAGCATCAAGCGGTTGCACGATCAGCGTTTCGACACGGAATTCATCTCGAGAGGCTGTTTGAACAAGCATTTAGTGACTCACAAGCACTCCAACAGAGTGCTGAGGCATTTATATTCAGAAACTGTGACGCATGGAAGGATGTGCACTCAGGAAGTGATGTCGAGGCCCTCCTACAACTATAACTGGCAGGCTCCTCCGTCGCTCTGCTGCAATCGTAACGAATCAACCATACTTGTGCACTAG
- the LOC111047957 gene encoding uncharacterized protein LOC111047957 — MEQNENILQRKGKMAPAMPRPPSRVRTTGRETIEFSVRGPLPVNIDEEPVTIPGCSILDLVFGAGGAVVGEVTFRNYYTASVSVLVRCAPSPPSPSRSTAESAVSSNAAGEWRLAIARKELMPQPHLEHGSHSLVSVVVTESTIDWNSLLAIRLVLRQPSPVWRVFHVEELNVYADLPRLSLLKSDVANFTFNQQQQPQHNQQHYDKMLSLVRRQTLAALSWIPPEPPQGGATTPGGANAHPPYSKATCGYELTKLPQI, encoded by the exons ATGGAACAGAATGAAAACATTTTGCAACGAAAAGGAAAAATGGCTCCCGCAATGCCAAGACCGCCCTCCAGGGTTAGAACAACAGGGAGAGAAACGATTGAGTTCAGTGTGAGAg GACCACTACCAGTGAACATAGACGAGGAGCCAGTGACAATCCCGGGCTGCTCCATTCTGGACCTTGTGTTCGGGGCGGGAGGTGCAGTGGTGGGGGAAGTGACATTCCGCAACTACTACACGGCATCTGTGAGTGTGCTGGTGCGATGTGCGCCCTCACCTCCCTCCCCTAGTCGGTCAACTGCTGAGTCGGCCGTTTCTTCCAACGCGGCTGGTG AATGGAGACTAGCGATCGCTCGGAAGGAGCTGATGCCGCAGCCGCACTTGGAGCACGGCAGCCACAGTTTGGTGTCCGTGGTGGTCACTGAGAGCACCATCGACTGGAACTCACTGCTCGCCATCAGACTTGTGCTCAG ACAACCCTCGCCCGTATGGCGTGTATTCCACGTGGAGGAGTTGAACGTCTACGCTGACCTGCCACGTCTCTCACTGCTCAAAAGCGACGTTGCCAACTTCACCTTCAACCAGCAGCAGCAGCCGCAACACAACCAACAGCACTACGACAAAATGCTCAGCCTAGTGCGCCGTCAAACATTGGCCGCCCTCAGCTGGATACCCCCCGAACCCCCTCAAGGGGGTGCCACGACCCCCGGGGGAGCGAACGCGCACCCTCCCTACTCCAAGGCCACCTGCGGCTATGAACTCACTAAGCTGCCGCAGATTTGA